A window from Photobacterium atrarenae encodes these proteins:
- a CDS encoding PelD GGDEF domain-containing protein — translation MNTLRNRIISGFKQDGAAWLETFIVSGIATYLWLHSEALTALSQEQHFFWPLFGPLLVALRYGFAKGFTCALLITAGLASVMNANGTLSMYPLAMVVGMALVTMIAGEFHDHWHAKTQKYILDHQYMKQKLDSFTHNYHLLKVSHDQLEQRTAGQTVSLRASISNLHKIATSHNSNRLAHIGHPLLNLLAEIGGLEVAGLYAVKRGKVDPVPQATIGDHHQLVETDPMLQDMVKQRTLLSVAKLASHRESRYQLCIPLLDTQKTLQAIVIAESAKFFLQTPANNALLALVANHAANLISNSIVTPLIQPQQSDLFLSYLSQAEHNHRQHSVDSHLVVYTAASPSQKMRLEAITNHRRGADIYWLCQSPQGKPALLVLLPLSSKANAQQYIQRVEQLFGLNTGTTSDFGIQGPLSVANELPQIKSLIYEYGRFDENLAIHSSSHS, via the coding sequence ATGAATACATTGCGCAACCGGATCATATCCGGATTTAAGCAAGACGGAGCCGCCTGGCTGGAAACGTTCATTGTTTCTGGCATCGCCACCTATTTATGGCTTCACTCCGAGGCGCTCACAGCATTATCACAAGAGCAGCACTTTTTCTGGCCATTATTTGGTCCGTTGCTCGTCGCCCTGCGCTATGGTTTTGCTAAAGGCTTTACTTGCGCCCTATTGATCACGGCCGGACTCGCCAGTGTTATGAATGCCAACGGCACGCTCTCGATGTATCCCCTGGCGATGGTCGTTGGAATGGCTTTAGTCACCATGATTGCTGGCGAATTTCATGACCACTGGCATGCCAAGACCCAGAAATACATCTTGGATCACCAGTATATGAAGCAGAAACTGGACAGCTTTACCCATAATTACCATTTGCTCAAAGTTTCCCATGACCAATTAGAGCAACGAACGGCTGGCCAGACCGTTAGCCTGCGTGCCAGTATCAGTAACCTCCATAAAATCGCTACCTCGCACAATTCAAACCGACTGGCACATATCGGGCATCCGCTGTTAAACCTACTGGCTGAAATCGGCGGATTGGAAGTGGCCGGGCTTTACGCAGTCAAACGAGGGAAGGTTGACCCTGTTCCACAGGCAACGATCGGCGATCATCATCAGTTGGTGGAAACCGATCCCATGCTACAGGACATGGTGAAGCAACGGACACTCTTGTCGGTTGCAAAACTGGCGTCTCACCGCGAATCCCGCTACCAGTTGTGTATCCCGCTGTTAGATACCCAGAAAACCCTGCAGGCTATCGTCATCGCGGAAAGTGCTAAGTTCTTTTTACAGACGCCTGCCAACAATGCTTTGCTCGCCCTGGTTGCCAACCACGCGGCCAACCTGATCAGCAACAGCATTGTCACGCCGCTCATTCAGCCGCAGCAAAGTGATCTGTTCCTCAGTTACTTAAGCCAGGCAGAACATAACCACCGCCAGCATAGTGTTGACAGCCATCTTGTCGTCTATACCGCAGCCAGCCCCTCGCAGAAAATGCGTTTGGAAGCTATCACCAATCACCGCCGTGGCGCTGATATCTACTGGCTCTGTCAGTCCCCGCAAGGAAAACCGGCACTGCTGGTGTTACTGCCACTCTCTTCAAAAGCCAATGCTCAGCAATATATCCAACGGGTTGAGCAATTATTTGGCCTGAACACCGGAACAACATCTGACTTTGGCATTCAGGGGCCGCTATCTGTCGCAAATGAATTGCCGCAAATCAAATCACTAATATACGAATATGGAAGGTTCGATGAAAATCTGGCTATTCATTCAAGCAGCCACTCTTGA
- a CDS encoding HEAT repeat domain-containing protein, translated as MKIWLFIQAATLESYGIHLLLGENWTATSWSSLIAVHTIACASCTMASWLMLPGNYRASRISTVSFLFAFHFLLPVVGMLGTSCALLLGLHFPRKQHHISWQQSEALALPQSPGDILTNTPFGSGALRDILVHNDDPGQRSLAVSAICHLPRQQSVPLLQLALKDLSDDVRLLAYAALEGIESEINDMIASHKKSYAQHHNAQTSFEIAQQYWELCYLGIAEGILKKHYLEQAEYYLNQSVQNKQRASSSLLLGRVLLVQQRPEEAVPYLTYAMENGLRTTQVAPYLAEAAYRVKDYRKVRKYLAYFPTQQGEVLSQIKEHWL; from the coding sequence ATGAAAATCTGGCTATTCATTCAAGCAGCCACTCTTGAGAGCTATGGCATTCATCTGCTTTTAGGCGAGAACTGGACAGCCACCAGTTGGTCCTCCCTCATCGCAGTGCATACGATCGCCTGTGCCAGCTGCACTATGGCAAGCTGGCTGATGCTGCCAGGCAATTACCGTGCCTCTCGGATTAGCACGGTTTCATTCCTGTTCGCGTTTCATTTTCTCTTGCCGGTGGTGGGAATGCTCGGGACCAGTTGTGCATTATTACTTGGCCTGCATTTTCCCAGAAAACAGCATCACATCAGTTGGCAGCAGAGTGAGGCGCTAGCCTTGCCCCAGAGTCCGGGCGATATACTCACCAATACCCCATTCGGCTCGGGCGCACTTCGCGACATTCTGGTTCATAATGACGATCCGGGACAACGCTCGCTAGCCGTCTCGGCCATCTGTCATCTTCCCCGCCAACAATCTGTGCCCCTGCTACAGCTGGCACTGAAAGATCTCTCGGATGATGTTCGCCTGCTCGCTTACGCTGCACTGGAAGGTATTGAAAGTGAAATTAACGACATGATTGCCAGCCATAAGAAAAGTTATGCGCAGCACCACAATGCTCAAACGTCTTTTGAAATCGCACAACAATACTGGGAACTATGTTATCTCGGTATTGCTGAAGGGATACTGAAAAAGCATTACCTCGAACAAGCTGAGTACTATCTCAATCAATCCGTCCAGAACAAACAACGCGCTTCCAGCAGTTTATTGCTTGGCCGGGTCTTGCTGGTGCAGCAGCGTCCGGAAGAAGCCGTCCCTTACCTGACCTATGCGATGGAAAACGGTTTACGGACCACGCAAGTCGCTCCCTACCTGGCCGAAGCCGCCTATCGCGTTAAAGATTACCGCAAGGTACGCAAGTACCTCGCCTATTTCCCTACGCAGCAAGGCGAAGTACTGAGCCAGATTAAGGAGCATTGGCTATGA
- the pelF gene encoding GT4 family glycosyltransferase PelF: MTKNVDICLLLEGTYPYVRGGVSSWVHQMIQGLSQYRFHLIFLGGSPDAYDQPAYEFPDNVVGFETHFLLSDPGRLSPSPRSGNGELFTQWAQFLSYFEKEKNPIPSELLISISDALGQKNKISMADFLYSRSSWEVLTERYLDVSANKSFVDYFWTYRSIYQPLFTLARISQNLPDAKLFHSVSTGYAGFLGALCKQQTGRPLLITEHGIYTKERKIDLSQASWIDDRHSLIDISLHKKMDQTRKTWIRFFEQLGLTAYDQADHIISLFEGNRQRQHSDGAPSDKTQVIVNGINLSRFDSAYARRPAGPPLVAGLVGRVVPIKDIKTFIRAIRGAVESLPTLEGWIIGPTEEDPAYVRECELLIESLGLTEHVKMLGSRNVAEIMPELGVMVLTSISEAQPLVLLEAMASGIPCIATEVGACHEMIDGRPGEDAELGAAGTIIPIASPLQATQAIIDTLTNTEQWRQTGDNGKARVTRYYNEKDVYHAYQTLYEEAISGRDRL; encoded by the coding sequence ATGACCAAGAACGTTGACATCTGTCTGCTATTAGAAGGAACTTACCCCTATGTCCGGGGGGGCGTTTCCAGTTGGGTTCACCAGATGATCCAGGGCTTGTCGCAATATCGCTTTCATCTCATTTTTCTTGGCGGCAGCCCGGACGCCTATGACCAGCCTGCCTATGAATTTCCTGACAATGTCGTCGGATTTGAGACTCACTTCCTACTCAGCGATCCCGGCCGGCTGTCCCCCTCGCCCCGCTCCGGAAATGGTGAACTGTTTACGCAATGGGCACAATTCCTGTCTTATTTTGAAAAAGAAAAAAACCCGATCCCCAGTGAACTCTTGATTTCTATCTCCGATGCCCTGGGTCAAAAAAACAAGATCTCCATGGCGGATTTCCTTTACAGCCGTTCATCCTGGGAGGTGCTGACAGAGCGCTACCTCGACGTTTCCGCCAACAAATCCTTCGTCGATTATTTCTGGACTTACCGCAGTATTTACCAGCCCTTATTTACCCTGGCCCGTATTTCACAAAACCTGCCCGATGCCAAGCTATTCCATAGTGTCTCCACGGGATATGCGGGATTTCTGGGCGCATTATGTAAACAGCAAACCGGCCGCCCGTTGCTCATTACAGAGCACGGGATCTATACCAAGGAACGCAAAATCGATCTCTCTCAGGCCAGCTGGATTGACGATCGTCACAGCCTCATTGATATCAGTCTGCATAAAAAAATGGATCAAACCCGCAAAACCTGGATCCGCTTTTTCGAGCAGCTGGGCCTGACGGCCTACGACCAGGCAGACCACATCATTTCCCTGTTTGAAGGCAACCGGCAACGTCAGCATAGCGACGGTGCCCCCAGCGACAAAACACAAGTGATTGTGAACGGCATCAACCTGAGCCGATTCGACTCCGCCTATGCGAGGCGGCCAGCCGGTCCGCCATTGGTGGCCGGGCTGGTCGGACGGGTGGTCCCCATCAAAGATATCAAAACCTTTATCCGTGCGATCCGTGGCGCCGTTGAATCACTGCCGACACTGGAAGGCTGGATTATCGGCCCCACCGAAGAAGACCCCGCTTATGTCCGCGAATGTGAGCTACTGATCGAAAGTCTTGGGCTCACTGAACATGTCAAAATGCTTGGCAGCCGGAATGTCGCCGAAATCATGCCGGAGTTGGGCGTGATGGTGCTCACATCGATCAGTGAAGCGCAACCGCTGGTACTTCTGGAGGCCATGGCTTCGGGGATCCCCTGTATTGCCACAGAGGTGGGCGCCTGCCATGAAATGATTGACGGCAGGCCTGGGGAAGACGCCGAGCTGGGAGCCGCCGGCACGATCATTCCAATTGCCAGCCCGCTCCAGGCGACGCAGGCGATCATCGACACCCTGACCAATACCGAGCAATGGCGTCAAACCGGCGATAACGGTAAAGCGCGGGTCACCCGTTATTACAACGAAAAAGATGTGTATCACGCATACCAGACACTCTATGAGGAGGCTATCAGTGGCAGGGATCGGCTTTGA
- the pelG gene encoding exopolysaccharide Pel transporter PelG produces the protein MAGIGFELRRILEKNTLLSVLEAYGLAGLISSGPWVISILALLTIGILSIGTVFPLYDLVQFLVLVTYLMAGSLIISGLFQLLLTRYISDLLFATEEHRIVPNLLGAMLITSVIAALLGGGVLHNADGLTPAVKLTVFTSLVLLCNQWLIIIFLSGMKEYYRILNTMAFSYGLMIVLSLTVPGLNLLGLLLIFCSCQAIVTFSFLFFVIRDFPAKQLVSFDFLNPSKVFYSLMACGVLYNLGVWLDKFVFWFRDETSHIVVAHFRASYIYDLPIFVAYLAIIPGMAVFMLRMETDFAKACLKFYDAVRTGATLGSIYLLKDKMVLACQQSIYEIFKVQGMTLALLLLWAEDILLALKLDLAYLHLLYADLIGVSLQVLVMSILNVMYYLDKRYAALILTALMAVSNFSLAHYSIDLGPTFYGYGFAITMLITTIVGLIMLNRQFNELEYQTFMLQRS, from the coding sequence GTGGCAGGGATCGGCTTTGAACTTCGCAGAATACTGGAGAAAAACACCCTCCTTTCCGTCCTGGAAGCCTATGGCCTGGCCGGATTAATTAGCTCCGGCCCGTGGGTGATCTCCATTCTGGCCTTACTGACCATCGGCATACTCAGTATCGGGACGGTTTTTCCGCTCTACGATCTGGTGCAATTTTTAGTCCTCGTCACCTACCTGATGGCGGGCTCGCTCATTATCAGCGGGCTGTTCCAGTTACTCCTGACCCGGTACATTTCGGACTTACTTTTTGCAACCGAGGAGCATCGGATTGTACCCAACCTACTCGGGGCCATGTTGATCACCAGTGTAATCGCCGCCCTGCTTGGGGGCGGCGTCTTACACAACGCTGACGGACTCACACCAGCGGTAAAGCTTACCGTATTCACCTCGCTGGTCCTGTTGTGTAATCAGTGGCTGATCATCATTTTCCTCAGTGGAATGAAAGAGTACTACCGGATCCTGAACACCATGGCATTTAGCTATGGGCTGATGATTGTTCTGAGCCTCACAGTCCCCGGATTAAACTTACTCGGGCTATTGCTTATTTTCTGTAGCTGCCAGGCAATCGTCACCTTCAGTTTCCTGTTTTTCGTGATCCGGGATTTTCCGGCCAAGCAATTGGTCTCCTTCGATTTTTTAAATCCCAGCAAAGTCTTCTATTCGCTGATGGCTTGCGGCGTACTCTATAACCTTGGGGTTTGGTTAGATAAATTTGTCTTCTGGTTTCGGGATGAAACCTCACATATCGTGGTCGCGCACTTTCGTGCTTCCTATATTTATGACTTACCCATCTTTGTCGCCTATTTGGCAATTATTCCGGGCATGGCCGTCTTTATGCTGCGAATGGAGACCGATTTCGCCAAGGCCTGCCTTAAGTTCTACGATGCGGTCAGAACAGGCGCAACCCTCGGTTCGATTTACCTCCTCAAAGATAAAATGGTACTTGCCTGTCAGCAGAGTATTTATGAAATATTCAAAGTTCAGGGCATGACCCTGGCACTGTTGCTGCTCTGGGCCGAGGACATTCTTCTCGCCCTGAAGCTCGACCTCGCCTACCTTCATTTGCTCTACGCCGACCTGATTGGCGTCAGCCTCCAGGTCCTGGTGATGTCAATTCTCAACGTGATGTACTATCTGGATAAGCGCTATGCCGCACTTATACTAACCGCGCTGATGGCTGTCTCAAATTTTAGCCTCGCCCACTACAGTATCGATTTAGGACCCACTTTCTACGGCTATGGTTTTGCCATCACCATGCTTATCACCACCATCGTCGGCCTGATCATGTTGAATCGACAATTCAATGAACTGGAGTACCAGACTTTCATGCTTCAACGTTCCTAA
- a CDS encoding slipin family protein — protein MITYSFATIIVLVVILIISMFKILREYERAVVFLLGRFYEVKGPGLIIIVPIVQQMVRVDLRTIVLDVPTQDLITRDNVSVRVNAVVYFRVVEPKMAINNVENYLEATSQLSQTTLRSVLGQHELDELLSARDELNKDLQAILDQHTDNWGIKIANVEIKHVDLDESMVRALARQAEAERSRRAKVIHATGELEASNKLREAATVLNQAPNAVQLRYMQTLTEISNDRTTTIVFPMPIDLVDKFGGLMHPSKTPDSQPEKGQGGSSQKASSDPEHPIDYP, from the coding sequence ATGATTACCTACTCGTTTGCGACAATTATTGTGTTGGTGGTGATCCTCATTATCAGCATGTTCAAGATCCTTCGTGAATATGAGCGGGCTGTCGTGTTTTTGCTTGGGCGGTTTTATGAAGTCAAAGGCCCGGGCTTGATCATTATTGTGCCGATTGTACAGCAAATGGTCCGGGTGGATTTGCGGACCATTGTGCTAGACGTGCCGACGCAGGATTTGATCACCCGGGACAATGTGTCCGTGCGAGTGAATGCGGTGGTGTATTTTCGCGTCGTTGAGCCGAAAATGGCGATCAACAATGTTGAGAATTACCTGGAAGCGACCAGCCAGTTGTCGCAAACGACACTGCGTTCAGTGTTAGGGCAGCATGAGCTTGATGAGTTGTTGTCTGCCCGGGATGAACTGAATAAAGATCTGCAGGCGATCCTGGATCAACACACTGACAACTGGGGGATCAAGATCGCCAACGTGGAGATCAAGCATGTCGACCTCGATGAGAGCATGGTGCGGGCACTCGCTCGTCAGGCAGAAGCTGAACGCTCGCGGCGGGCGAAAGTGATTCACGCCACCGGGGAGCTGGAAGCGTCCAATAAGCTGCGTGAAGCGGCAACAGTTTTGAATCAAGCGCCGAATGCAGTGCAATTACGTTATATGCAAACCTTGACCGAAATTTCGAATGACCGCACGACAACGATCGTGTTCCCGATGCCGATCGATCTGGTCGATAAGTTCGGTGGGTTGATGCATCCGTCGAAGACGCCCGATTCCCAGCCGGAGAAGGGCCAAGGCGGGTCTTCTCAGAAAGCGTCTTCGGATCCAGAACATCCCATCGATTACCCTTAA
- a CDS encoding NfeD family protein, whose translation MWLMAGAASADNVWIIEIKGGIGPATSDYVVREIEDARDNQAAFIVLKMDTPGGLDTSMRDIIRAITTSSIPVATWVGPSGARAASAGTYILLASHVAAMAPGTNLGAATPVSLTGPAGKDDERSNPFAPKEKKEEKAASESDDEQGAAKPEESERVPAKSAMEKKVINDATAYIQGLAKLHGRNEAWAAKAVTEAASLDAESALKENVIDFIAPNLDSLIDQSNGRSVAINGIQSPIELANVAYVEREQDWRFKLLSVITNPNVAYILMLIGIYGLLLEFYNPGVGLPGVLGGICLLLAMYSLQMLPVSYAGLGLLLLGIALMIAEAFSPSFGILGLGGVVAFVLGSIMLMDTETPGYQIAIPLIVGLTVVSALFTFVILTLLLRTRRKPVTTGVEVLLGETATVVGGFPGEGRVLVDGEIWQARCDRPLKKGERVTVKSISGLYLIVESGLAEPADLNKD comes from the coding sequence ATGTGGTTGATGGCAGGTGCTGCATCTGCTGACAATGTGTGGATTATCGAGATTAAAGGGGGAATAGGGCCGGCAACCAGCGATTACGTCGTTCGCGAGATCGAGGATGCACGAGATAACCAGGCTGCTTTTATTGTGCTGAAAATGGATACCCCCGGCGGGCTGGATACATCCATGCGCGATATTATTCGTGCGATCACGACTTCTTCGATACCGGTAGCAACCTGGGTGGGACCGTCGGGTGCGCGGGCAGCCAGTGCGGGGACCTACATCCTGTTGGCCAGCCATGTGGCGGCGATGGCGCCGGGGACCAATTTAGGTGCGGCAACGCCGGTTTCACTGACCGGCCCGGCCGGGAAAGATGATGAGCGCAGCAACCCGTTCGCCCCAAAGGAAAAGAAAGAAGAAAAAGCGGCCAGCGAGTCAGATGACGAGCAGGGGGCGGCAAAACCTGAAGAGAGTGAACGTGTGCCGGCAAAGAGTGCGATGGAGAAAAAAGTCATCAATGATGCCACGGCTTATATTCAGGGTTTGGCTAAGCTGCACGGGCGCAATGAAGCCTGGGCGGCCAAAGCGGTGACAGAAGCAGCTAGTCTGGATGCCGAAAGTGCACTGAAAGAAAATGTGATTGATTTCATCGCCCCCAACCTAGATAGCTTGATTGATCAGTCCAATGGCCGTTCCGTGGCAATCAATGGGATTCAGAGTCCGATTGAACTGGCCAATGTTGCGTATGTCGAACGGGAACAGGACTGGCGATTTAAACTGCTTTCGGTGATCACCAACCCCAATGTTGCCTACATTCTGATGTTGATTGGGATCTACGGTTTGCTGCTGGAATTTTATAATCCTGGTGTCGGATTACCCGGTGTGCTTGGCGGCATTTGCCTGCTATTGGCGATGTACTCCTTGCAAATGCTGCCGGTTAGTTATGCTGGCTTAGGGCTATTGTTGCTCGGGATTGCGTTGATGATCGCCGAAGCGTTCAGCCCGAGTTTCGGGATCCTGGGGCTTGGTGGCGTCGTTGCGTTTGTCCTGGGCTCTATTATGTTGATGGATACGGAAACGCCCGGTTATCAGATTGCGATTCCATTGATTGTTGGCCTGACTGTGGTTTCAGCGCTGTTTACCTTTGTGATCCTGACACTGTTATTGCGGACCCGGCGCAAACCTGTCACCACAGGAGTTGAGGTGCTGCTCGGTGAAACGGCGACGGTGGTGGGCGGTTTCCCCGGCGAAGGACGGGTGTTGGTGGACGGTGAAATCTGGCAGGCGCGTTGTGACCGGCCGCTGAAAAAAGGAGAGCGGGTGACTGTGAAGAGTATTTCAGGGTTGTATCTCATTGTAGAAAGCGGGCTTGCTGAGCCGGCTGATCTGAATAAGGACTGA
- a CDS encoding transporter substrate-binding domain-containing protein yields the protein MASFFKSSCLFFPLLMLLLWAFPCTATTAVKPIVQVGSYHCPPFVIKHEDGTFSGLSILLWEHIAKQLGIQYEIKEYELKTLLDKIADNEVNIGVSCLSITPERELRFDFSHSFYETHLAIAVKQKSYASAAANFLTNKQLLTVLGFIFIAAALVGAIYYLLEHKVNDKLYSMPSRRAKLIEGFILGLLFITKGPFNYFEFKTLTGRVITVMLAIATTLFIASITALLASTFTLGLLSSEIRGPQDLVDFPVGAKAASTSSVYLTNRGIVHRQYRDNHQLLEALEKEEVEAVVADNAVLMYLIKNAKEQGEFQQLMVLPYPFEKQNYGFAIEDKSPYTEALNRALLHVRRTPAWRQALHEYFAEK from the coding sequence ATGGCCAGCTTTTTCAAATCGTCCTGCCTGTTTTTCCCCCTGCTGATGCTGCTCCTCTGGGCATTCCCCTGCACCGCTACAACCGCCGTGAAACCCATCGTCCAGGTTGGCAGCTACCACTGTCCGCCATTTGTGATCAAACACGAAGACGGTACATTCTCCGGACTCAGCATTCTGCTGTGGGAGCACATTGCCAAACAACTGGGCATCCAGTATGAAATCAAAGAATATGAGCTAAAAACACTACTGGATAAAATTGCTGACAACGAGGTGAATATCGGCGTCTCCTGCCTGTCGATCACCCCTGAGCGCGAGTTACGTTTCGATTTCTCTCATTCTTTTTATGAAACCCACCTGGCCATTGCCGTCAAACAAAAAAGCTACGCCTCTGCCGCGGCAAACTTTCTAACAAACAAACAGTTACTGACAGTACTCGGATTTATCTTTATTGCCGCAGCTCTGGTTGGTGCGATTTATTACCTGCTCGAACACAAAGTCAACGATAAGCTCTACTCCATGCCTTCTCGCCGGGCCAAACTCATCGAGGGGTTTATTCTCGGCTTGCTCTTCATCACCAAAGGGCCGTTCAATTACTTTGAGTTTAAAACGCTGACCGGGCGTGTGATCACCGTGATGCTGGCCATCGCAACCACTCTGTTTATTGCCAGTATCACGGCATTACTGGCCAGTACTTTCACCCTGGGTTTGTTAAGTTCTGAGATTAGGGGCCCGCAAGACCTGGTCGATTTTCCGGTTGGCGCCAAAGCGGCTTCAACCTCATCGGTCTATCTCACCAACCGCGGCATTGTGCACCGGCAATACCGGGATAATCACCAGTTATTGGAAGCGTTGGAGAAGGAGGAAGTTGAGGCGGTTGTGGCGGATAATGCTGTCCTGATGTACCTGATCAAAAATGCCAAAGAACAAGGTGAGTTTCAGCAGTTGATGGTTCTGCCTTATCCGTTTGAAAAGCAGAACTACGGCTTTGCGATTGAAGATAAAAGTCCGTATACCGAGGCGCTGAATCGGGCGTTGCTTCATGTTCGCAGAACCCCGGCCTGGCGACAGGCGCTGCATGAATACTTTGCTGAAAAGTAA
- the viaA gene encoding ATPase RavA stimulator ViaA, which yields MPVNESINLALMLSESGIIDNAVQELMVRPQLMVAAEQNPGIKSAMKNQIMKWRGQVQQRISRVSVEERFLREIELYQQVSQWDPDYFFEHADGVVKKLEGYSSFYFRAKSLLDREHQKHNLMFQSYFCNQWYQALTQSLTEAQLTELEQHKEKLLADLYQRIETMQQMNEVTEAGDEKKAGRLWDMAQAKLTRTDVKSLKTMAAFLKKNRGLQEIAEKLGRMANEVDDPNQARVRSEDLKMVEERSDSVTDDIVGVHESDDLAKLLPNEAMFLAYPELEVVFYKHLVDKRLMNYRMQGAQRKLRKVKAYKRQTKQVEQDKGPFIVCIDASGSMNGFPEQCAKALAYGLMQIALAEERDCYVIMFSTQQITYELTKQDGLREVLNFLSYSFHGGTDLGPVLDKSIALMSSEKYQNADLVVLSDFIAPSQPDAMMKRIQKLKEHKNRFHAVNLSKYGNPELMTIFDHCWSYHPSQLGRLLKWK from the coding sequence ATGCCAGTGAATGAAAGTATAAATTTGGCCCTGATGCTCTCTGAGTCCGGCATCATTGATAATGCGGTGCAGGAACTGATGGTCCGTCCGCAATTGATGGTCGCAGCTGAGCAGAATCCGGGCATAAAATCGGCGATGAAAAATCAGATCATGAAATGGCGGGGGCAGGTTCAGCAGCGGATCAGCCGGGTCAGTGTCGAAGAGCGATTCCTGCGGGAAATTGAGCTCTACCAACAGGTGAGCCAATGGGATCCGGATTACTTCTTTGAGCACGCTGACGGTGTGGTTAAAAAGCTTGAGGGGTACTCTTCTTTCTATTTCCGAGCCAAAAGCTTACTGGATCGGGAGCATCAGAAACATAACCTGATGTTTCAGAGCTATTTCTGCAACCAGTGGTATCAGGCTCTGACGCAGTCGCTGACCGAAGCCCAACTTACAGAGCTGGAGCAGCACAAGGAAAAGCTGCTGGCGGATCTGTATCAGCGCATTGAAACCATGCAGCAGATGAACGAAGTCACTGAAGCCGGCGATGAAAAAAAAGCAGGCCGTTTATGGGATATGGCGCAAGCCAAGCTGACCCGGACAGATGTGAAGAGCTTAAAGACGATGGCTGCTTTCCTGAAAAAGAACAGAGGATTGCAAGAGATTGCCGAGAAGCTGGGTCGCATGGCCAATGAAGTAGATGACCCCAATCAGGCACGTGTTCGGTCGGAAGATCTGAAGATGGTTGAAGAGAGGAGTGACAGCGTCACTGATGATATTGTCGGCGTGCATGAGAGTGACGATCTGGCTAAGCTGTTGCCCAACGAAGCGATGTTCCTGGCCTATCCTGAGCTGGAGGTGGTTTTCTACAAGCATCTGGTGGATAAGCGTTTGATGAACTACCGCATGCAAGGGGCGCAGCGCAAGCTTCGCAAGGTGAAAGCCTACAAAAGGCAAACCAAGCAGGTCGAGCAGGATAAAGGGCCGTTTATTGTTTGTATTGATGCGTCCGGCTCGATGAACGGATTCCCGGAGCAGTGCGCGAAGGCTTTGGCTTATGGCCTGATGCAGATCGCGCTGGCGGAAGAACGGGACTGTTATGTGATCATGTTTTCTACCCAGCAGATCACCTATGAGTTAACCAAGCAGGACGGCTTGCGGGAGGTGCTGAATTTTCTGTCTTATTCGTTCCATGGCGGGACAGATTTGGGGCCGGTATTGGACAAGTCTATTGCGCTGATGAGCAGTGAGAAATACCAGAATGCCGATCTGGTTGTATTATCCGATTTCATTGCACCGTCACAACCGGATGCGATGATGAAACGGATTCAGAAGCTGAAAGAACATAAGAACCGTTTTCATGCGGTAAATTTATCTAAATATGGAAACCCGGAACTGATGACGATTTTCGATCACTGTTGGTCTTATCATCCGTCTCAGCTGGGCCGACTGTTGAAATGGAAATAA